The window GAATAAATTTTCCGTCGACGATCCGATGACGGTGGCTGGAGCTGCCTTGACGGGCCCCATGGCAAAGCTTTCCTGGAGGTCTGGTGGTGTTTCTTTGCCAAGCGAAAACGCCAGTCCACGGCTGCCGACATGGCTGTAGCCGCGGCTGATTTTTTCAGGAGGCTGCGGCGTCTTGAGTTTTTCCTCGGGCGGTAAAGCAAAATAAGCGCGAGCTTCGCGCTGGAGTGATTCGATCACCGAATTGGGGACGCCATGACCAATGATCGAAAAGAAGCCGATCTCTTCGCAGGCATGCCTGATTTCGGCGGCCACCTGATCGCGACCGGTTTCTCCAGCTTCAAACGATGGTCCAAGATCAATGGCCGGAACCTCGGTCAATTCGCTTCTGTCGGACATGGAACGCTCCTCTGCATTTGCTCTATGGATTTTAGATGGGCTCGCGCCGGCAGCGACTGGGGTCTTGCGGGCAATGGACCGAGGTGAGGACTGGCGACCATCGACTGCGGCGTCAGGCGCGCCTTTCGGAGACTGGGATTGTTTGAAGAGGGCCCAGGCTGAACGCTTGATCGAGCTCAACCGGCTTGTTGATGACCTTGCTCTGGAGAAAAAAATCATGGGCTGATTGAATGGCCTTCATGTCGAGCCACAGCAATCCATTCTGGGGCGCGGAGCCAGCCGTCAGGAGGCGTCTGTTTTCTCGAAGCGAGTACTCTTCGTGGGTCCGATCAAGAGTCGGAGCGACTTTCAGAAGTGTGTCCAGGGCGTTCGCAGGACTTGCGAAGACATCTTTCCATCCTTTGATGGATGCGCGGATAAGACCGGCAGCCATCGCCGGATTATCCCGCATGATCTTTTCGGAAGTGATGAGCGTATCGCGTGGAACAGTAATTCCCGAATCTTCTGCGATGAAAGTTCGGAGATTATCGCGCCCGAGCCGCTGCTCGATTGTATAAAGCTCGTTATATATGGTTGCTGCGCAGACATCGACGTCGCCATTAGTGAATGGTGTCACGCTCACTTGTTGAGGCTGGATTTTGATGTCGTCTGGACCGAGGCCAGCCTTTGCGAGCATGCCGGCGAGCACATAATTGGCTCCCGTGAACCAGGCAACGACGCGCTTGCCCTTCATGTCGCCTAACGTTTTTATGGGGCCATCCTTGCGCGTCACGAAGACGAAGGGCGTGACTTGATGAGCGAGCCCGAAGCATATGATCGGGAGTCCCTTGTTGCGGGCAACGAGGACACTGTCTGTGCCGCCTGACAGGCCAAACGTATCGGCCTCTGTGGCCACCAAATTCTCGGTCAGCAGGTTCGGTCCGCCTGGAATGATGTCGAGGTCGAGACCTTCGTCGCGGTAGTAACCCTTTTCAAGGGCGACATAGTAGCCGGCAAAAGAACCTTGCGGCAGCCACTTCATGCGTATTGTCGCTT is drawn from Bradyrhizobium prioriisuperbiae and contains these coding sequences:
- a CDS encoding ABC transporter substrate-binding protein; translated protein: MKWLPQGSFAGYYVALEKGYYRDEGLDLDIIPGGPNLLTENLVATEADTFGLSGGTDSVLVARNKGLPIICFGLAHQVTPFVFVTRKDGPIKTLGDMKGKRVVAWFTGANYVLAGMLAKAGLGPDDIKIQPQQVSVTPFTNGDVDVCAATIYNELYTIEQRLGRDNLRTFIAEDSGITVPRDTLITSEKIMRDNPAMAAGLIRASIKGWKDVFASPANALDTLLKVAPTLDRTHEEYSLRENRRLLTAGSAPQNGLLWLDMKAIQSAHDFFLQSKVINKPVELDQAFSLGPLQTIPVSERRA